The following proteins are co-located in the Ictalurus punctatus breed USDA103 chromosome 14, Coco_2.0, whole genome shotgun sequence genome:
- the pdzrn4 gene encoding PDZ domain-containing RING finger protein 4 isoform X1 — MGCNLCSLQKREEHYKLLYEISQVNGKDLSRASHEEAVQAFRTAKDPIVVQVLRRQPLPLGQGSSQDVQLVDVCTQTDITFEHIMAIAKLRPSSPPVPDICPFLLSDSCHSLHTMGQEYYEGSEYLSNMPAEAERTDELEYEEVELCRLNSQEKLGLTLCYRTDDEDDVAIYVSEIGPNSIAARDGRIREGDRILQINGQDVQNREEAVALLSCEDTRNIVLLVARPEVQLEEAWLDDEHTEFLEELKMEMLEEQRREEEEMERAVREEEEQVWKAEQEDVMGSSACCSSSQERSCAAGSMHHGADSSEQSVLAQLQKRLSQCLRQRRESQDSPKEEDGRSEGECYQQLLQLKCQIRNSGEYDLFYSRSSTIECSLTEQGGSSGMERELRLLNEELRSIELECQSIMQAQQLRKRELQQDRSAKEQGTQSPHRGKLAHISERPEKSDKDSSSAYNTAESSRSTPLLMDRSPEHSVQRLVSLTNQKNLRSTMIVGRGSALCPPVRRAPSGSPDHSNPSESEQTPPAEEESLPRKARTLRSRIPYLSSRHQQADIPAHATHYQSYMQLIQQSSAVEYAQCQLSLPAQPSEPKLEWKVKVRSDGTRYITKRPVRDRLLRERALKIKEERSGGMTTDDDTMSEMKMGRYWSKEERKQQLLRAKEQRRRREFMQRCRLDSLKECPQSSGEGRKELSIIELSQRKMMKKRNKKILDNWMTIQELMTHGAKAPEGAKVHNAFLSVTTV, encoded by the exons GTAAATGGGAAGGACTTATCGAGAGCTAGCCATGAGGAGGCAGTGCAGGCCTTCCGCACTGCCAAAGACCCCATTGTGGTCCAGGTGCTCCGACGGCAACCGCTGCCTCTGGGTCAAGGGTCCTCTCAGGATGTCCAGCTGGTGGATGtatgcacacagacagacatcaCCTTCGAGCATATCATGGCTATCGCCAAACTCCGACCTAGCAGCCCTCCTGTGCCAGACATTTGCCCTTTCCTGCTCTCAGACAG CTGTCACTCCCTCCACACCATGGGCCAGGAGTACTACGAGGGGAGTGAGTATCTTTCCAACATGCCAGCTGAGGCTGAGAGGACTGATGAGTTAGAGTATGAG GAGGTAGAGCTATGCCGCCTGAACAGTCAGGAGAAGCTCGGCCTCACTCTCTGCTACAGGACAGACGATGAGGATGACGTTGCCATCTATGTGTCAGAG ATTGGACCTAATAGCATCGCAGCCCGGGATGGTCGTATCCGGGAAGGGGACCGTATCTTGCAG ATAAATGGTCAGGATGTGCAGAACAGAGAGGAAGCAGTGGCTCTGCTCTCTTGTGAGGACACTAGAAATATTGTATTGCTTGTAGCCAGACCAGAGGTGCAG TTGGAGGAGGCCTGGTTGGATGATGAGCACACTGAGTTTTTAGAAGAACTCAAAATGGAAATGCTGGAAGAacaaagaagagaagaggaagagatgGAAAGAGCAGTCAGAGAAGAGGAAGAGCAG gtctgGAAAGCAGAGCAGGAGGATGTGATGGGCAGCAGTGCTTGCTGCTCCTCCAGCCAGGAAAGGAGTTGTGCTGCCGGATCCATGCACCATGGGGCTGATAGCTCTGAGCAAAGTGTTCTGGCCCAGCTCCAGAAGAGACTGTCCCAGTGTCTGAGGCAGCGACGGGAGAGCCAAGACTCACCAAAGGAAGAAGATGGACGTTCTGAAGGTGAATGTTACCAGCAGCTGCTGCAACTAAAGTGCCAAATCCGTAACAGTGGTGAGTACGACCTGTTCTATAGCCGCAGCAGCACCATTGAGTGCAGCCTGACTGAACAGGGTGGGAGCAGCGGCATGGAGCGCGAGCTGCGTCTCCTCAATGAAGAACTGCGCAGCATTGAGCTGGAGTGCCAGAGCATCATGCAGGCACAGCAACTCCGAAAAAGGGAACTGCAGCAGGACAGGTCTGCCAAAGAGCAAGGGACGCAGAGTCCTCACCGAGGCAAGCTGGCCCACATCAGTGAACGTCCGGAGAAGTCAGACAAGGACAGCTCGAGTGCTTATAACACAGCAGAGAGCTCACGCAGCACACCACTACTCATGGACCGTTCACCAGAACATTCTGTGCAGAGACTAGTAagcctgaccaatcagaaaaaCCTAAGGAGTACTATGATTGTGGGGCGCGGTTCTGCCCTCTGTCCTCCAGTAAGAAGGGCTCCGAGTGGCAGCCCTGACCACAGCAACCCCTCTGAATCAGAGCAGACACCCCCAGCAGAGGAAGAGAGCTTACCAAGAAAAGCGAGAACGTTAAGATCACGCATCCCCTACCTCTCCTCCAGGCACCAGCAAGCAGACATCCCTGCCCATGCCACACACTACCAGAGCTACATGCAGCTGATTCAGCAGAGCTCAGCTGTAGAATATGCACAATGTCAGCTCAGTCTTCCTGCACAGCCCTCTGAGCCAAAACTCGAGTGGAAGGTAAAGGTGCGCAGTGATGGCACACGCTATATCACTAAGCGCCCAGTGCGGGACCGGCTGCTGCGTGAGCGAGCACTTAAGATCAAAGAGGAACGCAGTGGTGGTATGACCACGGACGATGACACCATGAGTGAGATGAAGATGGGCCGCTACTGGAGCAAGGAAGAGCGCAAGCAGCAGTTGCTGAGGGCCAAGGAACAGCGGCGACGGCGTGAGTTCATGCAGCGCTGCCGGCTCGATAGTCTGAAAGAGTGCCCGCAGAGCAGCGGCGAGGGCCGAAAAGAGCTCAGCATCATCGAACTCAGCCAACGCAAGATGATGAAGAAGCGCAACAAGAAGATCCTGGACAACTGGATGACCATTCAGGAGCTGATGACGCATGGAGCGAAAGCACCCGAAGGGGCCAAAGTTCACAATGCCTTCCTTTCAGTTACAACTGTATAG
- the pdzrn4 gene encoding PDZ domain-containing RING finger protein 4 isoform X2, producing the protein MTIFLPYCCSECFMIPLAPSFLHCHSLHTMGQEYYEGSEYLSNMPAEAERTDELEYEEVELCRLNSQEKLGLTLCYRTDDEDDVAIYVSEIGPNSIAARDGRIREGDRILQINGQDVQNREEAVALLSCEDTRNIVLLVARPEVQLEEAWLDDEHTEFLEELKMEMLEEQRREEEEMERAVREEEEQVWKAEQEDVMGSSACCSSSQERSCAAGSMHHGADSSEQSVLAQLQKRLSQCLRQRRESQDSPKEEDGRSEGECYQQLLQLKCQIRNSGEYDLFYSRSSTIECSLTEQGGSSGMERELRLLNEELRSIELECQSIMQAQQLRKRELQQDRSAKEQGTQSPHRGKLAHISERPEKSDKDSSSAYNTAESSRSTPLLMDRSPEHSVQRLVSLTNQKNLRSTMIVGRGSALCPPVRRAPSGSPDHSNPSESEQTPPAEEESLPRKARTLRSRIPYLSSRHQQADIPAHATHYQSYMQLIQQSSAVEYAQCQLSLPAQPSEPKLEWKVKVRSDGTRYITKRPVRDRLLRERALKIKEERSGGMTTDDDTMSEMKMGRYWSKEERKQQLLRAKEQRRRREFMQRCRLDSLKECPQSSGEGRKELSIIELSQRKMMKKRNKKILDNWMTIQELMTHGAKAPEGAKVHNAFLSVTTV; encoded by the exons ATGACCATCTTTCTACCCTACTGTTGCTCTGAGTGCTTTATGATTCCTCTTGCGCCCTCTTTTCTTCA CTGTCACTCCCTCCACACCATGGGCCAGGAGTACTACGAGGGGAGTGAGTATCTTTCCAACATGCCAGCTGAGGCTGAGAGGACTGATGAGTTAGAGTATGAG GAGGTAGAGCTATGCCGCCTGAACAGTCAGGAGAAGCTCGGCCTCACTCTCTGCTACAGGACAGACGATGAGGATGACGTTGCCATCTATGTGTCAGAG ATTGGACCTAATAGCATCGCAGCCCGGGATGGTCGTATCCGGGAAGGGGACCGTATCTTGCAG ATAAATGGTCAGGATGTGCAGAACAGAGAGGAAGCAGTGGCTCTGCTCTCTTGTGAGGACACTAGAAATATTGTATTGCTTGTAGCCAGACCAGAGGTGCAG TTGGAGGAGGCCTGGTTGGATGATGAGCACACTGAGTTTTTAGAAGAACTCAAAATGGAAATGCTGGAAGAacaaagaagagaagaggaagagatgGAAAGAGCAGTCAGAGAAGAGGAAGAGCAG gtctgGAAAGCAGAGCAGGAGGATGTGATGGGCAGCAGTGCTTGCTGCTCCTCCAGCCAGGAAAGGAGTTGTGCTGCCGGATCCATGCACCATGGGGCTGATAGCTCTGAGCAAAGTGTTCTGGCCCAGCTCCAGAAGAGACTGTCCCAGTGTCTGAGGCAGCGACGGGAGAGCCAAGACTCACCAAAGGAAGAAGATGGACGTTCTGAAGGTGAATGTTACCAGCAGCTGCTGCAACTAAAGTGCCAAATCCGTAACAGTGGTGAGTACGACCTGTTCTATAGCCGCAGCAGCACCATTGAGTGCAGCCTGACTGAACAGGGTGGGAGCAGCGGCATGGAGCGCGAGCTGCGTCTCCTCAATGAAGAACTGCGCAGCATTGAGCTGGAGTGCCAGAGCATCATGCAGGCACAGCAACTCCGAAAAAGGGAACTGCAGCAGGACAGGTCTGCCAAAGAGCAAGGGACGCAGAGTCCTCACCGAGGCAAGCTGGCCCACATCAGTGAACGTCCGGAGAAGTCAGACAAGGACAGCTCGAGTGCTTATAACACAGCAGAGAGCTCACGCAGCACACCACTACTCATGGACCGTTCACCAGAACATTCTGTGCAGAGACTAGTAagcctgaccaatcagaaaaaCCTAAGGAGTACTATGATTGTGGGGCGCGGTTCTGCCCTCTGTCCTCCAGTAAGAAGGGCTCCGAGTGGCAGCCCTGACCACAGCAACCCCTCTGAATCAGAGCAGACACCCCCAGCAGAGGAAGAGAGCTTACCAAGAAAAGCGAGAACGTTAAGATCACGCATCCCCTACCTCTCCTCCAGGCACCAGCAAGCAGACATCCCTGCCCATGCCACACACTACCAGAGCTACATGCAGCTGATTCAGCAGAGCTCAGCTGTAGAATATGCACAATGTCAGCTCAGTCTTCCTGCACAGCCCTCTGAGCCAAAACTCGAGTGGAAGGTAAAGGTGCGCAGTGATGGCACACGCTATATCACTAAGCGCCCAGTGCGGGACCGGCTGCTGCGTGAGCGAGCACTTAAGATCAAAGAGGAACGCAGTGGTGGTATGACCACGGACGATGACACCATGAGTGAGATGAAGATGGGCCGCTACTGGAGCAAGGAAGAGCGCAAGCAGCAGTTGCTGAGGGCCAAGGAACAGCGGCGACGGCGTGAGTTCATGCAGCGCTGCCGGCTCGATAGTCTGAAAGAGTGCCCGCAGAGCAGCGGCGAGGGCCGAAAAGAGCTCAGCATCATCGAACTCAGCCAACGCAAGATGATGAAGAAGCGCAACAAGAAGATCCTGGACAACTGGATGACCATTCAGGAGCTGATGACGCATGGAGCGAAAGCACCCGAAGGGGCCAAAGTTCACAATGCCTTCCTTTCAGTTACAACTGTATAG